The proteins below come from a single Anguilla rostrata isolate EN2019 chromosome 3, ASM1855537v3, whole genome shotgun sequence genomic window:
- the LOC135251342 gene encoding mitochondrial import inner membrane translocase subunit TIM44-like isoform X2, which produces MPGLCIRRGLPLLTARSYVYASNVTPVYRICVSPSASSQVRCASGGGGGARRGFLGEFVDSLKQELNKNKEMKDNIRKFREEAKRLEDSEALRQARRKYKTIESETVKTSEVLKKRLDSLSETVKEGLEEVGRTDLGKKIKEGVEEAARAAKQSAESVSQSGEKLGRTGAFRAISQGMETVKKEIDELGQSGPYRAPSRLRMRTDFSSRGSGSDSRVFEANEDAMGIVLHRDSKWYQQWKEFKDNNMVFNRFFEMKMKYDESDNTLIRASRAVTDKVTDLIGGLFSKTEISEVLTEILKVDPNFDKESFLKQCEHDIIPNVLEAMIRGELEVLKDWCYEATYSQLAHPIQQARAMGLQFRSKILDIDNIDLAMGKLMDQGPVLIITFQAQLVNDIRGPKGDLVEGDPEKVLRMLYVWALCRDQEELNPSAAWRLLDISGSSTEQVL; this is translated from the exons ATGCCAGGG TTATGTATCAGAAGGGGTTTACCTCTCCTGACAGCTCGGTCGTATGTCTACGCCTCGAACGTTACTCCAGTCTACCGGATATGTGTGTCGCCTTCAGCTTCGTCGCAG GTGCGGTGCGCGtcaggaggaggcggaggggcGCGGAGGGGGTTCCTGGGGGAGTTTGTGGACTCCctgaagcaggagctgaacAAGAACAAGGAGATGAAGGACAACATCCGGAAGTTCCGGGAGGAGGCGAAGAGGCTGGAGGACTCGGAGGCCCTGAGGCAGGCCAGGAGGAAATAC AAAACCATCGAGTCAGAAACGGTGAAGACCTCTGAGGTGCTGAAGAAGAGGCTGGACTCCCTGTCGGAGACCGTCAAGGAG ggcctggaggaggtggggcGCACCGACCTGGGGAAGAAGATCAAGGAGGGCGTTGAGGAGGCGGCGCGGGCGGCCAAGCAGTCCGCCGAATCGGTGTCCCAGAGCGGGGAGAAGCTGGGCAGGACGGGCGCGTTCCGGGCCATATCCCAG ggCATGGAGACGGTGAAGAAGGAGATCGACGAGCTGGGCCAGAGTGGGCCCTACCGAGCCCCATCCCGTTTGAGGATGAGGACCGACTTCTCCTCCAGGGGGTCTGGGAGCGACTCCCGGGTGTTTGAGGCGAACGA AGATGCAATGGGGATCGTGCTGCACAGGGATTCTAAATGGTATCAGCAGTGGAAGGAATTCAAGGACAACAACATGGTCTTCAACC GGTTCTTTGAAATGAAGATGAAGTACGACGAGAGTGACAACACCTTGATCCGGGCGTCGCGAGCCGTCACGGACAAAGTCACTGACCTCATCG GTGGGCTGTTCTCCAAAACGGAGATATCGGAGGTGCTGACGGAGATCCTGAAGGTCGATCCAAACTTCGACAAGGAGTCCTTCCTCAAACAGTGTGAGCATGACATCATCCCTAATGTCCTGGAG gCGATGATTCGTGGAGAGCTGGAGGTGCTGAAGGACTGGTGCTACGAAGCG ACCTACAGTCAGCTGGCTCACCCTATCCAGCAGGCCAGGGCCATGGGGCTGCAGTTCCGCTCCAAGATCCTGGACATCGACAACATCGAC cTGGCGATGGGGAAGCTGATGGACCAGGGACCCGTGCTGATCATCACCTTCCAGGCCCAGCTGGTCAACGACATCCGCGGACCCAAGGGGGACCTGGTGGAGGGGGACCCG GAGAAGGTGCTGCGGATGCTGTACGTGTGGGCGCTGTGCCGGGATCAGGAGGAGCTCAACCCCAGCGCTGCCTGGAGGCTCCTGGACATCTCCGGCTCCAGCACGGAGCAGGTCCTCTGA
- the LOC135251342 gene encoding mitochondrial import inner membrane translocase subunit TIM44-like isoform X1, with product MAASLCQCYQLCIRRGLPLLTARSYVYASNVTPVYRICVSPSASSQVRCASGGGGGARRGFLGEFVDSLKQELNKNKEMKDNIRKFREEAKRLEDSEALRQARRKYKTIESETVKTSEVLKKRLDSLSETVKEGLEEVGRTDLGKKIKEGVEEAARAAKQSAESVSQSGEKLGRTGAFRAISQGMETVKKEIDELGQSGPYRAPSRLRMRTDFSSRGSGSDSRVFEANEDAMGIVLHRDSKWYQQWKEFKDNNMVFNRFFEMKMKYDESDNTLIRASRAVTDKVTDLIGGLFSKTEISEVLTEILKVDPNFDKESFLKQCEHDIIPNVLEAMIRGELEVLKDWCYEATYSQLAHPIQQARAMGLQFRSKILDIDNIDLAMGKLMDQGPVLIITFQAQLVNDIRGPKGDLVEGDPEKVLRMLYVWALCRDQEELNPSAAWRLLDISGSSTEQVL from the exons ATGGCGGCGTCCTTATGTCAGTGTTACCAG TTATGTATCAGAAGGGGTTTACCTCTCCTGACAGCTCGGTCGTATGTCTACGCCTCGAACGTTACTCCAGTCTACCGGATATGTGTGTCGCCTTCAGCTTCGTCGCAG GTGCGGTGCGCGtcaggaggaggcggaggggcGCGGAGGGGGTTCCTGGGGGAGTTTGTGGACTCCctgaagcaggagctgaacAAGAACAAGGAGATGAAGGACAACATCCGGAAGTTCCGGGAGGAGGCGAAGAGGCTGGAGGACTCGGAGGCCCTGAGGCAGGCCAGGAGGAAATAC AAAACCATCGAGTCAGAAACGGTGAAGACCTCTGAGGTGCTGAAGAAGAGGCTGGACTCCCTGTCGGAGACCGTCAAGGAG ggcctggaggaggtggggcGCACCGACCTGGGGAAGAAGATCAAGGAGGGCGTTGAGGAGGCGGCGCGGGCGGCCAAGCAGTCCGCCGAATCGGTGTCCCAGAGCGGGGAGAAGCTGGGCAGGACGGGCGCGTTCCGGGCCATATCCCAG ggCATGGAGACGGTGAAGAAGGAGATCGACGAGCTGGGCCAGAGTGGGCCCTACCGAGCCCCATCCCGTTTGAGGATGAGGACCGACTTCTCCTCCAGGGGGTCTGGGAGCGACTCCCGGGTGTTTGAGGCGAACGA AGATGCAATGGGGATCGTGCTGCACAGGGATTCTAAATGGTATCAGCAGTGGAAGGAATTCAAGGACAACAACATGGTCTTCAACC GGTTCTTTGAAATGAAGATGAAGTACGACGAGAGTGACAACACCTTGATCCGGGCGTCGCGAGCCGTCACGGACAAAGTCACTGACCTCATCG GTGGGCTGTTCTCCAAAACGGAGATATCGGAGGTGCTGACGGAGATCCTGAAGGTCGATCCAAACTTCGACAAGGAGTCCTTCCTCAAACAGTGTGAGCATGACATCATCCCTAATGTCCTGGAG gCGATGATTCGTGGAGAGCTGGAGGTGCTGAAGGACTGGTGCTACGAAGCG ACCTACAGTCAGCTGGCTCACCCTATCCAGCAGGCCAGGGCCATGGGGCTGCAGTTCCGCTCCAAGATCCTGGACATCGACAACATCGAC cTGGCGATGGGGAAGCTGATGGACCAGGGACCCGTGCTGATCATCACCTTCCAGGCCCAGCTGGTCAACGACATCCGCGGACCCAAGGGGGACCTGGTGGAGGGGGACCCG GAGAAGGTGCTGCGGATGCTGTACGTGTGGGCGCTGTGCCGGGATCAGGAGGAGCTCAACCCCAGCGCTGCCTGGAGGCTCCTGGACATCTCCGGCTCCAGCACGGAGCAGGTCCTCTGA